The nucleotide sequence AAAGCCAAATTGGATTTATTCTGATGAGTTTTtgtagagaagggggggggggggagcaatgaacTAGCTGAAAAACTAATTTTACATAAGTCAATCTGTTTCAGGTTGCCTCACCCCCCCCACCAGACATGTTTCCCATGTCtcttgacagaggtcatcatacagagTGACCAAaatagtttctgtgccaaaaccggccctgaaccccgattgaaatggagccagaaaatcagtttcttccaataGCACCTAGAAAAACGACCTTTTTAGGTAACGAAGTCATACTCTCTTCAGTGGCATAGGAAGTGGGGTGTGGGCTTCCCTGGGTGTCATCACGGGGTGCATGTGACAAaaggcaaaaatatgtgtgtttaaaataaaataaatttggccACATGACATTttgagaaaaaaatattatttaaaatgagTTTAATAACTTCGCCTGACAACTGATTAACCTCAACAAGTCAACATAATACGTATTGAAACTTTTTTGTTCAGTCAACAAACGCAACAAAACGCAGCTTGACTTGATGCTGCAACAGTGGAGACATGGctaaggaagggggagggggtttTCTTTCAGACGAAAGTGAAAGGAATTGGTTTTGATGCTTTGATTTCAAAATTTGCAGAGAACAAAGTTAGGGGGGAAAGGTTTTCAGTGCTTACGCTCAAAAtgttaagtaaataataaaacagaaatacaggCTTGCAACTGTATCTTATTTTtacttcttttaataatttcaatgggggggggggttgacaaaaaattaattaattaattgcaccGAGTGCCACCTGGCCTTAGTACACCACtgccctgaggtcccttccaactctccatttctatgattctatgacagaggAGATGGGAGATGTTAAAATACAAGAGTTCTATGAATCCTGGaggagactatcaatggctaataGCCAGTTGGAGGTGGCAAAGCTTCTgaatatcaatggctactagcccagggagaggagagggttcTGTGCTCCTGTTCCGCTGACTAGGTCTCCCATAATCTCCTGGTCTATTCACATAGCCCCTCGCTCCTGAGCTCGGATCCTGCTATCCGGCTTCTATCTGGGGGCACCTGGCCAGCCAGGGAGAGAACTGGAGGCTGAACAAGGTGGGCCAAAAGAACGTGAAGTTCTTATAGGGCCACAGGGTAGGACACAGCCGTTGTGGCTGCGCATCCTCTCCACGCTGCCGCTTGCCCCCCGCCCAGGAGGCAAAGGCCACAGCAGTTGTTTGTTTGCCCCTCCGGTTCCCCTGGCAAAACACCTTCCCTGCTGAATGGCAACAAAGGGCAACGTGTGGAGAACCTgactgctgtttgctccgattcagctgtAAAGAGGGGAGAAGTGGGGGAGCCAAGTGTGGACGAGCCCCAAGTGCCTCACGCCAGCAGGATGTCCTCTGGGGAAAGATGATCTGCAAAAAGGATCCCACTTGTCTTCCACTGGGCCACCAGCAGATCCAAATTGATCTCGGCAGCTGGAAGATATAAGATTGCACAGCAAGCTGGGCCTTGTCTGTTGGCCTCTGGGATGTTCTTCTTCAAGGCTTGGCGCCAAGAAGGACGCCTCTCCCAAACCCCACTCGGTGGTGTCATTTACCTTCTGGAGACTCTtgcaagggggggagggagaaagagctgAACAACTCCTTCAACTCGCATTAGTTTATTTTAATGAGGCACAAAAATAAGGGCAAgacagggagaggagggaaaacaCCAGATCAAGATGACAGAAAAGAATGAATCCTTCCTTGAGGAGGCTAAGGCATGATCCAGGCAACACAGCCAACTCATGACTGGGTTGCACGCTGACCTTGCATGTCCTGAAACACACCCCTTCCCTGCAGGTTGTTCCCCCTGGCAGAAGACATGCCGTCATGCACACTGGATTTGGAGGGGGTCTCTGCAcatttcctccctcttccccccatcacTCACTCCAGTCTCAGGAAGAGCAGGTGCTTTGCTCTGGTGAGGCATTTTAGAAGAGGCGGGTGGCCTGTTCAGTCTCTCTCCTCTGTTCCCCCAGAGTGGGGATCCATGGGTCCTGTGGGATAATGGTTTGGGGCATCACACAACCCACAGTAGGCCTTGGAGATCAGAAGAGTAGGGAAgggctccccccgcccctttATTCTGGGGATTAGTAGAGTGGGGGGAGGGACTGATCCAGGCAAGCCAGCTGCAAAGTGGGGTGTCCCACCCCTGCCCAAGTTTGCACTGCAAGATCATCTGTGAAGCAGAGATGGACCCAGCCTCTGGTGGTGGGagaatacacacagagaagcaaagttagagggaaccaggcagatgacCGTCTTGGCAGTAGCGCCCAACGTCAAGGacataaagaattacacaacttttaggagacatcagaaggtagccctgtatcaggaggttttctATGCTTGATGTTTTCCCCCATGTTTTTAAGCTGTCTACAGTGAGGGCAttgggaaacctagccagatgggcaggttatatatactactactactactgctgctactgcggctgctgctgctactactactattaccagCCCTGCTTCCAaagcaacactctccccctctctaTGTAACATTACATTAAGTCAGgcatcctcaaacttggccctccagatgttttgggactgcaactcccatcatccctagctaacaggtccagtggtcagggatgatgggagctgtactcgcaaaacagctggagggccgagggtGGGGACGCCTGCATTAAGTCTTACATTATGCTTACTATTGGGAGATGCTTACTTCATCTCAATACATGGAAGACTTAAACTTTGACAGAAATTCTTTCTATATTGCTGACATTTACATGATTTCTCTCTTGTTTGAGCTTATTAATGTCTTCTAGGTTTTACAATATCAGTGAACTTCTTTGCACAATGCATACACTGAAATGGTCTCTGCCCTTCGAGAGtctattgaaattttcaaagtgTTTCACTTGGACGAAAATTCTTTCCACTCTCCATGTGaatccgttgatgaattctaagtgtTCGACttgcactgaagctctttccacactctatacatttgaatggtttctcccctgtgtgaatcagCTGATGAATTCTAAGTGTTCGACTCTCAGTGAAGctgtttccacactccatgcatttaaatggttttcccccagtgtgaatccgttgatgaattctaagtgttccatggtcaatgaagctctttccacactctgtacatttaaatggtttctccccagtgtgaatccgttgatgtttttTAAGTGTTCCActtccactgaagctctttccacaatctatacatttatatggtttctctcctgtgtgaattcgATGATGGGTTCTAAGTGATCCACGATCAATGAAGCTCTTACAGCACACcctgcaattaaatggtttctcccctgtgtgagtccgttgatgaattctaagtgtTTCACTTTtatggaagctctttccacactctatacatttaaatggtttctccccagtgtgaatccgctgatgaattctaaggtttccactagtagtaaagctctttccacactctatacatttaaatggtttctcccctgtgtgaatcacCTGATGAATTTTAAGGTTTCCACTtgcactgaagcactttccacactctatacatttaaatgggttctccccagtgtgagtccaCTTATGAATTCTAAGTTTTTCACTGTCAGTGAAacactttccacactctatacatttatatggtttctccccagtgtgaatccgttgatgtattttaaattttccactgttcctgaagctctttccacactccatacatttaaatggtttctcccctgtgtgactccgttgatgaattctaaggtgtccactcccactgaagctctttccacactccatgcattggaatggtttctcccctgtatgaatccgttgatgaattctaagtctTGAACTGTCGGTGAAGCTCgctccacactctatacatttaaatggtttattcCCAGTGTGAATCTGTTGATGAACTCTAAGGGCTCCACTCTGAcggaagcactttccacactccatacatttatatggtttctccccagtgtgaatccgttggtgtattctaagttttccactgtcaataaagctctttccacactccatacattcaaatggtttctctcctgtgtgatttctttgatgtcttctaagtgttcCGCTACAAGTGAAGGTTTTCCCACActtcatgcattcaaatggtttctctcctgtgtgaatccgttgatgtttcTTAAGGTTTGAATtcagactgaagcactttccacactccatacatctaaatggcttctcccctgtgtgagttcgttcaTGTGAACAAAGGTTTgtactcttactgaagctctttccgcactccacacatgtaaatggtttctctcctgtgtgcgtccgttgatgaattctaaggtctccactctgactgaagctctttccacactccatgcatttaaatggtttctcccctgtgtgactccgttgatgaattctaaggtttccactacgactgtagctctttccacactccatacatttaaatggtttctctcccgtgtgattCTGTTGATGGTTTCTAAGTGTTCTGCTGCCAGTGAAGTTTGTTCCAGACTCCATACCCTGAAAAGTCTTCTGCACTGCTTGCTTTGGAGCCCGTGGAAAATAAAGTCTTGTTTGGGTTTCAAGGTAGAGAACAAAGGAGTATGAAACACAAAAAGTTCAATTAGCATATTCTCCTTTTTAAACATCTCATTCATTCTCCCATGTCCTCCCCgtgtcatagaataatagagctggagagttggaagggacccgggcgccatttagtccaaccccctgcaatgaagaaatGTCCATGAACATGCCTTCTACTTGTGTCGTTCATAGTTTCTAATGATATATTTCATCCTCTACATACTAATCCTCTACAGAAAGtttatcaagaactttgcccacttgataGCGCCCATAACTGATTGTCTCAGTGGGAAGAAATTTCTGTGGACTGAGGAGGCACAGAGGGGATTGGATAAACTAAAGAAGGTTTTTGCATCAGAGGGGCAGCTATTGCACATTAACCCCAGACAAGCCGTTGCGAGTGGAAACTGACGCCACTGATCGGGCGAtcggggcggtcctgctgcagcaAGATGCTGGGGGAGATTGGAGGCCGTGCATCTTTTTCTCCAGGAAACAACAAATCGGAGCAAAACTAAAGTATCTATGACAAAGAATTGCTGGCTATTTTTGCAGCCTTTAAGcagtggaggcacttcctgatgGGGCGAAGCAGCAGATACAGGTGTGCACAGatcacaagaacctggagtactggtgGACCGTGCATGTGCTTTGCCAAAGACAAATACGCTGGTTGGAGTTTTTTGCCAGCTTTAACTTTAGGATCCAGTACGTTCCGGGAGAGCAGAAAGTGAGGGCAGATGCACTATCTCGCAAGCCCGAGAACTGGGAGGAAGAGGGACCTCCCATGGCCAGGCTCATGTTCCCAGGTGACAAATGGACTTGTGAAGGGGCACTAGTGGCATGTTCCCATGCAGTGACATGCAGTGACTTGCATTTTTGGCACAAGCTCATCAGTTTATTTCAGGTAGAGGTGAGCTAAATGGCCTcgccccagtatacctgaaggagcatctccacccccatcgttctgcccagacgctgaggtccagcgctgagggccttctggcagttccctccctgcgagaatcaaagctacagggaaccaggcagagggccttctcggtggtggtgcccgccctgtggaacgccctcccaccagatgtcaaagagataaacaactacctgacattcagaagatatCTTAAGGcggccctattcagggaagtttttaatatgtgacatcttaagtgtatttttggtctttgtggaagctgcccagagtggctggggaaacccagccagatggtggggtacaaattaataaaatattttattattattattattattattattattattattattattattattatgaagcaaAGGCTCACTCAGGCTGAGGTGAGCCACGACACTGCTCCCAGGG is from Podarcis muralis chromosome 2, rPodMur119.hap1.1, whole genome shotgun sequence and encodes:
- the LOC114591188 gene encoding uncharacterized protein LOC114591188, which translates into the protein MLRTLSQPPERIEYLTRGFLSPRSSLLKEDNGEGSQNSGGPCPMGITKKPYKFMDSEKREEKQFESMECGKSFTDSGTLGKHQRTHTGEKPFKCMECGKSFGWSSNLRIHKHTHTGEKPYKCKECGKSFSQIGHLRNHQRTHTGEKPYKCMECGKSFTDSGSFRKHQQTHTGEKPFKCMECVKSFSQSRHLRIHQRIHTGEKPFKCLECGKSFSTKRGLNIHHKTHTGEKPFKCMLCDKSFTVSRTLRIHYRNHTGEKPYECMDCGKRFSHSETLRKHKQIHTGEKPFKCMECGKSFIDGTALNIHHQTHTGEKPFECMVCGKSFNRSRTLRIHQWTHTGEKPFECMDCGKSFTSSGTLRIHQRTHTGEKPFECKECGKSFTCNRAVRRHQWTHSGEKPFKCMECGKSFIERRELRTHHRTHTGEKPFKCTECGKSFNRSGTFRKHQRTHTGEKPFKCMECGQSFIDGTALSIHHQTHTGEKPFKCKECGKGFTNSQTLRNHQQNHTGEKPFKCMECGKSYSRSGNLRIHQRSHTGEKPFKCMECGKSFSQSGDLRIHQRTHTGEKPFTCVECGKSFSKSTNLCSHERTHTGEKPFRCMECGKCFSLNSNLKKHQRIHTGEKPFECMKCGKTFTCSGTLRRHQRNHTGEKPFECMECGKSFIDSGKLRIHQRIHTGEKPYKCMECGKCFRQSGALRVHQQIHTGNKPFKCIECGASFTDSSRLRIHQRIHTGEKPFQCMECGKSFSGSGHLRIHQRSHTGEKPFKCMECGKSFRNSGKFKIHQRIHTGEKPYKCIECGKCFTDSEKLRIHKWTHTGENPFKCIECGKCFSASGNLKIHQVIHTGEKPFKCIECGKSFTTSGNLRIHQRIHTGEKPFKCIECGKSFHKSETLRIHQRTHTGEKPFNCRVCCKSFIDRGSLRTHHRIHTGEKPYKCIDCGKSFSGSGTLKKHQRIHTGEKPFKCTECGKSFIDHGTLRIHQRIHTGGKPFKCMECGNSFTESRTLRIHQLIHTGEKPFKCIECGKSFSASRTLRIHQRIHMESGKNFRPSETL